One Methylosinus sp. LW4 genomic region harbors:
- a CDS encoding helicase-related protein yields the protein MLTAKKPAAPGVRPSTAGVAAVLGPTNTGKTHHAIERMLSYPTGMIGLPLRLLAREVYTRVAERVGTENVALVTGEEKIKPRAPSYWISTVEAMPRDLDVDFVAVDEIQLAADLDRGHVFTDRLLFWRGRVETLLIGAETMRSLIERLLPGVPIFTRPRLSHLAFAGERKLARLPPRSAIVAFSAEDVYAIAEWIKRQRGGAAVVLGALSPRTRNAQVDLFQNGDVDYIVATDAIGMGLNLDVDHIAFAADRKFDGWRHRRLTAAEMGQIAGRAGRNMNDGTFGSTGRCPPFDEQTVEALENHWFDPLVALQWRNGDLDFDSIEALTESLERASPDECLLRARTAEDQMVLEVAARDETVQRNTKTIADIMRLWDVCQIPDYRKTSPAAHAELALAVYGYVVRRGLIPGDWFAKQIAAVDRIDGDIHTLSARLAQVRTWTFIANRSGWLENPEHWQSVARQVEDSLSDALHERLTQRFVDRRTSVLMRRLRENAMLEAEITTAGDVMVEGQHVGQLQGFRFTADPQATGEAAKALNAAAQRALAGEIEARAARVFDAVDDAFLLGNDGTIRWLGEPVGKIAPGAAVLTPVVRLLADEQLTGAALEKVQQRLDLWLAQHIKKLLGALEELEKGEGLEGVSRGIAFQLAEELGVLERSRVARDIKTLSQEDRAALRKKGVRFGAYHLYLPQLLKPAPRSLAALLWGLKHGGLDNLKGLEEVPHLAASGRTSFAADPAISKGFYRAAGFRVCGERVVRVDILERLADLIRPASAYRPGVTAGDPPPGAADGEGFVVTVAMTSLTGCAGEAFASILRSLGYQSAERQGPAITVPLLAKAATEPLAPVLAAAEESAESESGESAAEPAEALEPVAEAVAATEEAPAPAVEEIAVEEAPAEEAPAPQEPAAIAAETEASETEASPAEASAEPTAAEPAPIEIWTLQRHVPQAPRRRQGGAPGQEEGRARPAGERPRGPRQGHGQGQGGGRRPEQSEGEHSEHRPRQDARKESGFRSGGKPRSDGPRGDNRPPRDDRRRGNGFSPPPERREKERLPDPDSPFAKLLALKAELEKKGKS from the coding sequence ATGCTCACCGCCAAAAAACCGGCCGCGCCGGGCGTGCGACCGTCGACCGCCGGCGTCGCCGCCGTTCTGGGGCCGACCAACACCGGCAAGACCCACCACGCCATAGAGCGAATGCTCTCTTATCCGACGGGCATGATCGGCCTGCCGCTGCGTCTTCTCGCGCGCGAGGTCTACACGCGCGTCGCCGAGCGCGTGGGGACGGAGAATGTCGCGCTCGTCACCGGCGAGGAGAAGATCAAGCCGCGCGCGCCCAGCTATTGGATCTCGACCGTCGAGGCCATGCCGCGCGATCTCGATGTGGATTTCGTGGCCGTCGACGAGATTCAGCTCGCCGCCGACCTCGACCGCGGCCATGTCTTCACCGACCGCCTGCTGTTTTGGCGCGGACGCGTGGAAACGCTGCTGATCGGCGCGGAAACCATGCGCTCCTTGATCGAGCGGCTGCTGCCGGGCGTTCCCATCTTCACGCGGCCGCGGCTGTCGCATCTCGCCTTCGCCGGCGAGCGCAAGCTGGCGCGCCTGCCGCCGCGCAGCGCCATCGTCGCCTTCTCGGCCGAGGACGTCTACGCCATCGCCGAATGGATCAAGCGTCAGCGCGGCGGCGCGGCCGTGGTGCTGGGCGCGCTCTCGCCGCGCACGCGCAACGCCCAGGTCGATCTCTTTCAAAATGGCGACGTCGATTACATCGTGGCCACAGACGCCATAGGCATGGGCCTCAATCTCGACGTCGACCACATCGCCTTCGCCGCCGACCGCAAGTTCGACGGCTGGCGCCATCGCCGATTGACGGCGGCGGAAATGGGGCAGATCGCCGGCCGCGCCGGCCGCAACATGAATGACGGCACTTTCGGCAGCACCGGCCGCTGCCCGCCCTTCGACGAGCAGACGGTGGAGGCGCTCGAGAATCATTGGTTCGATCCGCTGGTCGCGCTGCAATGGCGCAATGGCGATCTCGATTTCGATTCGATCGAGGCGCTGACCGAATCGCTGGAGCGCGCCTCCCCCGACGAATGCCTGCTGCGGGCGCGCACCGCCGAGGATCAGATGGTGCTCGAGGTCGCCGCGCGCGACGAGACTGTGCAGCGCAACACGAAAACAATTGCAGATATTATGAGACTCTGGGATGTGTGCCAGATTCCAGATTATCGCAAGACCTCGCCGGCCGCTCATGCGGAGCTGGCGCTCGCCGTCTATGGCTATGTGGTGCGCCGCGGATTGATCCCAGGCGATTGGTTCGCAAAGCAAATCGCCGCCGTGGACCGCATCGACGGCGACATTCACACACTGTCCGCGCGGCTCGCCCAGGTGCGCACCTGGACCTTTATCGCCAATCGTTCCGGCTGGCTCGAGAATCCAGAGCATTGGCAGAGCGTCGCGCGTCAGGTAGAGGACAGTCTGTCCGACGCGCTGCACGAACGCCTCACGCAGCGTTTCGTCGATCGCCGCACCAGCGTGCTGATGCGCCGCCTGAGAGAGAACGCGATGCTCGAAGCCGAAATCACTACTGCCGGCGACGTTATGGTCGAAGGTCAGCATGTCGGACAGTTGCAGGGATTTCGTTTCACGGCCGATCCGCAGGCCACGGGCGAAGCGGCGAAGGCGTTGAACGCCGCCGCGCAGCGAGCGCTCGCCGGCGAGATAGAGGCGCGCGCCGCCCGCGTGTTCGACGCAGTGGACGACGCTTTTCTGCTCGGCAATGACGGGACCATTCGCTGGCTCGGCGAGCCTGTCGGCAAGATCGCGCCCGGCGCCGCCGTGCTGACCCCGGTGGTCCGCCTGCTGGCCGACGAGCAATTGACCGGCGCGGCGCTGGAGAAAGTGCAGCAGCGGCTCGATCTGTGGCTGGCCCAGCATATAAAGAAGCTGCTCGGCGCGCTGGAGGAGCTGGAGAAGGGCGAGGGGCTCGAGGGCGTTTCCCGCGGCATCGCCTTTCAGCTGGCCGAGGAGCTCGGCGTGTTGGAGCGCAGCCGCGTGGCGCGCGACATCAAGACGCTCTCCCAGGAGGACCGCGCCGCCCTGCGCAAGAAGGGCGTGCGCTTCGGCGCCTATCACCTCTATCTGCCGCAGCTCTTGAAGCCGGCGCCGCGCTCGCTCGCCGCCCTGCTCTGGGGCTTGAAGCATGGCGGGCTCGACAATCTCAAGGGCCTCGAGGAGGTGCCGCATCTCGCCGCCTCCGGCCGCACCTCCTTCGCCGCCGATCCGGCGATCTCCAAGGGCTTCTATCGCGCCGCCGGCTTCCGCGTCTGCGGCGAGCGCGTGGTGCGCGTCGATATTCTGGAGCGGCTCGCCGATCTCATCCGCCCGGCGAGCGCCTATCGCCCCGGCGTGACCGCCGGCGATCCGCCGCCCGGCGCCGCCGATGGCGAGGGTTTCGTCGTCACCGTGGCGATGACCTCGCTCACCGGCTGCGCGGGCGAGGCCTTCGCCTCCATTCTGCGCTCGCTCGGCTATCAATCGGCCGAGCGTCAGGGGCCGGCGATCACCGTGCCGCTGCTGGCCAAGGCGGCGACCGAGCCGCTCGCGCCGGTTTTGGCCGCGGCCGAGGAGAGCGCCGAATCGGAAAGCGGCGAATCGGCCGCCGAGCCGGCGGAGGCGCTCGAGCCTGTCGCCGAGGCCGTGGCGGCGACGGAGGAGGCTCCCGCCCCGGCCGTGGAAGAGATAGCCGTGGAGGAGGCGCCGGCGGAAGAGGCGCCTGCGCCGCAGGAGCCGGCAGCCATCGCCGCCGAGACGGAAGCGAGCGAGACGGAAGCGAGCCCGGCCGAGGCGAGCGCCGAGCCGACCGCGGCCGAGCCCGCGCCGATCGAGATTTGGACCTTGCAGCGTCATGTCCCGCAAGCGCCGCGCCGGCGTCAGGGCGGCGCTCCGGGCCAGGAGGAAGGCCGCGCGCGGCCGGCCGGCGAGCGTCCCCGCGGCCCGCGCCAGGGACATGGGCAAGGCCAGGGCGGCGGCCGGCGGCCCGAGCAAAGCGAGGGCGAGCATTCCGAGCATCGGCCGCGCCAGGACGCCCGCAAGGAGAGCGGCTTCCGCTCCGGCGGCAAGCCCCGCAGCGACGGGCCGCGCGGCGACAATCGTCCGCCGCGGGAC
- a CDS encoding GtrA family protein, with amino-acid sequence MAENKRDFRSSVAALALAPSPRALRFFAVGLLNTAFGYAIFYFVWRATQDSTVAAGVSTAIGALFNFLSIGRLVFGSADPRFLGRFIAVYAALFIVDALALRALEHLGVEAAFAQAALTPVLATLSYLLNRDFVFRSGAGGA; translated from the coding sequence TTGGCAGAAAACAAGCGTGACTTCCGATCGAGCGTCGCGGCGCTCGCTCTCGCGCCGAGCCCGCGGGCGCTGCGATTCTTCGCCGTCGGCCTGCTCAACACGGCTTTCGGCTATGCGATCTTCTATTTCGTCTGGCGCGCGACGCAGGATTCGACCGTCGCGGCCGGCGTCTCCACGGCGATCGGCGCTCTGTTCAACTTTCTCTCCATCGGCCGCCTCGTCTTCGGCTCCGCCGATCCGCGCTTTCTCGGCCGCTTCATCGCCGTCTATGCGGCGCTCTTCATCGTCGATGCGCTCGCCCTGCGCGCGCTCGAGCATTTGGGCGTCGAGGCGGCGTTCGCGCAGGCGGCGCTGACGCCCGTTCTCGCGACGCTCTCCTATCTCCTCAATCGCGACTTCGTCTTCCGCAGCGGAGCCGGCGGCGCATGA
- a CDS encoding glycosyltransferase family 2 protein: MKTISIVTPCYNEELNIRECHARVAALFDGELKDYRREHVFCDNASKDRSAEILRDLAASDPCVKVILNARNFGPMRSNFNGVMAASGDVVLLFLPADLQDPPELLPQFVKLWEAGNEIVYGIRKIREEGAVMRMARGLYYRMLTGLSEFTLPPGVGDFQLVDRKVVEAMRSIDDSYPFMRMMTFECGFTAVGVPYRWVERRRGVTSNNLPRLIDQGLNGLVTFTPAPLRLLLFLGFGIAALALAYAFVSLALGLIFFRQLAPPGVMTIIVAVFFFGGVQLFSIGVLAEYILAIHSQVRRKPVVFERERINF; this comes from the coding sequence ATGAAGACCATCTCCATCGTCACGCCCTGCTATAATGAAGAGCTCAACATTCGCGAATGCCATGCGCGGGTCGCCGCGCTCTTCGACGGCGAGCTGAAGGATTATCGCCGCGAGCATGTGTTCTGCGACAACGCCTCCAAGGATCGCAGCGCCGAAATATTGCGTGATCTGGCCGCGAGCGATCCTTGCGTGAAGGTCATTCTCAACGCGCGCAATTTCGGGCCGATGCGCTCCAACTTCAATGGCGTGATGGCCGCGAGCGGCGATGTGGTTCTCTTGTTCCTGCCCGCCGATCTGCAAGACCCGCCGGAGCTGCTGCCGCAATTCGTGAAGCTGTGGGAGGCAGGAAACGAGATCGTCTATGGCATTCGCAAGATTCGCGAGGAGGGCGCCGTCATGCGCATGGCGCGCGGCCTCTATTATCGCATGCTCACCGGTCTCTCGGAATTCACGCTGCCGCCCGGCGTCGGCGATTTTCAGCTCGTCGATCGCAAGGTCGTCGAGGCGATGCGCAGCATAGACGATTCCTATCCCTTCATGCGCATGATGACATTCGAATGCGGCTTCACCGCCGTCGGCGTTCCCTATCGCTGGGTCGAGCGTCGCCGCGGCGTCACCTCCAATAATCTGCCGCGGCTCATCGATCAGGGCCTCAACGGTCTCGTCACCTTCACGCCGGCGCCGCTGCGTCTGCTGCTGTTTCTCGGCTTCGGCATTGCGGCGCTGGCGCTCGCTTACGCTTTCGTCAGCCTGGCGCTCGGGCTGATCTTCTTCCGCCAGCTCGCGCCGCCCGGCGTGATGACGATCATCGTCGCCGTCTTCTTCTTCGGCGGCGTGCAGCTCTTTTCGATCGGCGTGCTCGCCGAATATATTCTCGCCATACATTCGCAGGTGAGGCGCAAGCCCGTGGTGTTCGAGCGCGAGCGCATCAACTTCTGA
- a CDS encoding Tex family protein yields MASIVERISTELSAKPWQVEAAVALLDQGSTVPFIARYRKEATGQLDDIQLRHLEERLRYLRELEDRRKAILDSIEAQGKLDDALRATIMDADNKARLEDIYLPYKPKRRTKAQIAIEAGLAPLAEALLGHPEREPKAQAEPFVNAEKNVADATAALEGARAILVERFAEDADLIGRLRETFWTRGLMKSKVRAGKETAGAKFSDYFDFSEPLTKLPSHRILAMFRGEKEEILDLEMLPEPSEGAVGYEGQIAQRFVIADRGRPGDRWLLDTVRWAWRTKIELHLSVDLRTRLWRLAEDEAIRVFAANLRDLLLAAPAGARATLGLDPGFRTGVKVAVIDKTGKIVATTAIYPHEPQRRWDESLSILAKLVREHAIELIAIGNGTASRETDKLAGDLMSKFPELKLTKIVVSEAGASVYSASEYASRELPDLDVSLRGAASIARRLQDPLAELVKIEPKAIGVGQYQHDVSEVKLSHSLDAVVEDCVNAVGVDVNTASAPLLARVSGVGELLASNIVAHRDANGPFRTREALKKVPRLGPKAFEQSAGFLRIVDGDDPLDRSGVHPEAYPVVRRILAAAKTDIKQLIGNASELRKLRPAQFVDENFGLPTVTDIFAELEKPGRDPRPAFKTATFQEGVEKISDLKPGMILEGVVTNVAAFGAFVDIGVHQDGLVHISAMSKTFIKDPRQAAKPGDIVKVKVLEIDAPRKRISLTMRLDDTPDQRQAPSGGQRRDGGGASPRQMRQPEPQKGAGALGEALLAAMRTPQKGR; encoded by the coding sequence ATGGCGTCGATCGTCGAACGAATCAGCACGGAGCTCTCCGCGAAACCTTGGCAGGTAGAGGCGGCCGTCGCTCTGCTCGATCAAGGTTCGACCGTGCCCTTCATCGCCCGTTACCGCAAGGAGGCGACGGGCCAGCTCGACGATATCCAGCTGCGTCATCTGGAAGAGCGCCTGCGCTATTTGCGCGAATTGGAAGACCGCCGCAAAGCGATTCTCGATTCCATCGAAGCGCAGGGCAAGCTCGACGACGCGCTGCGCGCGACCATCATGGACGCCGACAATAAAGCGCGGCTCGAGGATATTTATCTTCCCTATAAGCCCAAGCGCCGCACCAAGGCGCAGATCGCGATCGAGGCCGGTCTCGCGCCGCTCGCCGAAGCGCTGCTCGGCCATCCCGAGCGCGAGCCGAAAGCGCAGGCCGAGCCTTTCGTGAACGCCGAGAAGAATGTCGCCGACGCGACCGCCGCGCTCGAGGGCGCGCGCGCCATTCTCGTCGAGAGATTCGCGGAAGACGCCGATCTCATCGGCCGCTTGCGCGAGACCTTCTGGACGCGAGGCCTGATGAAATCGAAAGTGCGCGCCGGCAAGGAGACGGCGGGCGCGAAATTCTCCGATTATTTCGATTTTTCCGAGCCGCTCACCAAGCTTCCGTCGCATCGCATTCTGGCGATGTTCCGCGGCGAGAAGGAGGAGATTCTCGATCTCGAGATGCTCCCCGAGCCGAGCGAAGGCGCCGTCGGCTATGAAGGCCAGATCGCGCAGCGTTTCGTCATCGCCGATCGCGGCCGCCCGGGCGATCGCTGGCTGCTCGACACTGTGCGCTGGGCGTGGCGCACCAAGATCGAGCTGCATCTTTCCGTCGATCTGCGCACGCGTCTGTGGCGTCTCGCGGAAGACGAGGCGATTCGCGTCTTCGCCGCGAACTTGCGCGATCTTCTGCTCGCGGCGCCGGCCGGCGCGCGCGCGACGCTCGGCCTCGATCCGGGATTCCGCACCGGCGTCAAGGTCGCGGTCATCGACAAGACCGGCAAGATCGTCGCGACCACGGCGATCTATCCGCATGAGCCGCAACGGCGATGGGACGAATCGCTCTCCATTCTCGCCAAGCTGGTGCGCGAGCACGCCATAGAGCTGATCGCCATCGGCAATGGCACGGCCTCGCGCGAGACCGACAAGCTCGCCGGCGATCTCATGTCGAAATTCCCGGAGCTGAAGCTCACCAAGATCGTCGTTTCGGAGGCGGGCGCGTCCGTCTATTCCGCATCGGAATACGCCTCGCGCGAATTGCCCGATCTCGATGTGTCGCTGCGCGGCGCCGCCTCCATCGCGCGCCGTCTGCAGGACCCGCTCGCCGAGCTGGTGAAGATCGAGCCCAAGGCGATCGGCGTCGGCCAATATCAGCACGACGTTTCCGAGGTGAAGCTCTCCCATTCGCTCGACGCCGTCGTCGAGGATTGCGTGAACGCCGTCGGCGTCGACGTCAACACCGCCTCTGCGCCGCTGCTGGCGCGCGTGTCCGGCGTCGGCGAATTGCTCGCTTCCAACATCGTCGCGCATCGCGACGCCAATGGCCCCTTCCGCACGCGCGAAGCGTTGAAGAAAGTGCCGCGTCTCGGGCCGAAAGCTTTCGAGCAGAGCGCGGGCTTCTTGCGCATCGTCGACGGCGACGATCCGCTCGATCGCTCCGGCGTGCATCCAGAGGCCTATCCTGTGGTGCGGCGCATTCTCGCCGCCGCCAAGACCGACATAAAGCAGCTCATCGGCAATGCGTCCGAGCTGCGCAAGCTGCGGCCGGCGCAATTCGTCGACGAGAATTTCGGCCTGCCGACCGTCACCGATATTTTCGCCGAGCTGGAGAAGCCCGGCCGCGATCCGCGCCCCGCCTTCAAGACCGCGACCTTCCAGGAGGGCGTGGAGAAGATTTCCGATTTGAAGCCCGGCATGATTCTCGAGGGCGTCGTCACCAATGTCGCGGCCTTCGGCGCCTTTGTGGACATCGGCGTGCATCAGGACGGGCTCGTCCATATTTCCGCAATGTCCAAGACCTTCATCAAGGATCCGCGGCAGGCGGCCAAGCCCGGCGATATCGTCAAGGTGAAGGTGTTGGAGATCGACGCGCCGCGTAAGCGCATCTCGCTCACCATGCGGCTCGACGACACGCCGGATCAGCGCCAGGCCCCGTCGGGCGGCCAGCGCCGTGACGGCGGCGGCGCGAGCCCGCGCCAGATGCGCCAGCCGGAGCCGCAAAAGGGCGCAGGCGCGCTGGGCGAGGCGCTGCTGGCGGCGATGCGCACGCCGCAGAAGGGCCGCTAG
- a CDS encoding SEC-C metal-binding domain-containing protein, giving the protein MTAISTPRRAFEPTSKRRKGFNSETNVKRGLRFVHGDKELVEKLGRADPCPCGSGRSFQALLHEDGPV; this is encoded by the coding sequence ATGACAGCGATTTCGACGCCCCGGCGTGCTTTCGAGCCCACATCCAAGCGTCGCAAGGGCTTTAATTCGGAAACCAACGTCAAGCGCGGCCTGCGCTTTGTCCATGGCGACAAGGAGCTCGTCGAAAAGCTCGGCCGCGCGGATCCCTGCCCCTGCGGCTCCGGCCGTAGCTTTCAAGCGCTGCTGCATGAAGACGGGCCGGTATGA
- a CDS encoding TIGR02300 family protein: MAKPELGAKRQCQSCGVKFFDLNKDPVVCPKCGAIFHIVTSRIASRNVDPDEGAEGEKDAEIVSLDEVEAAENKAESIEADEDVEIDDAAEEDDTFLENEEEEDDDVAGLIDGDIDTDEEG, translated from the coding sequence GTGGCCAAACCCGAACTCGGCGCCAAGCGCCAATGTCAGTCTTGTGGCGTCAAATTTTTCGATCTGAACAAGGATCCGGTCGTCTGCCCGAAGTGCGGAGCGATTTTCCATATCGTGACGTCGCGAATCGCCTCCCGCAATGTCGATCCCGATGAGGGCGCCGAGGGCGAGAAGGATGCGGAGATCGTCTCGCTCGACGAGGTGGAGGCCGCCGAGAACAAGGCCGAATCGATCGAGGCGGACGAGGACGTCGAGATCGACGACGCCGCGGAGGAGGACGACACCTTCCTCGAGAATGAGGAAGAGGAGGACGACGACGTCGCCGGCCTCATCGATGGCGACATCGACACGGATGAAGAAGGCTGA